A genomic window from Phaenicophaeus curvirostris isolate KB17595 chromosome 34, BPBGC_Pcur_1.0, whole genome shotgun sequence includes:
- the LOC138732600 gene encoding olfactory receptor 14A16-like: MSNSSSITQFLLLPFADSRELQLLHFWLFLGIYLAALLGNGLIIITIAWDHHLHTPMYFFLLNLALLDLGSISTTVPKSMANSLWDTKTISYSGCVAQMFLFIFFLGTEYFLLTVMSYDRYVAICNPLHYGTLLGTRACVHMAAAAWGAGFLSSLLHTASTFSLPLCQGNAVDQFFCEIPQILKLSCSHANLREAGLLVVSFLVAFGCFVFIVVSYVQIFRAVLRIPSEQGRHKAFSTCLPHLAVVSLFLSTDMFTYLKPPSFSSPSMNLVVSFLYAVVTPALNPLIYGLRNKDLKDALRELITGQSSDAINS, translated from the coding sequence atgtccaacagcagctccatcacccagttcctcctcctgccattcgcagactcacgggagctgcagctcttgcacttctggctcttcctgggcatctacctggctgccctcctgggaaacggcctcatcatcatcaccatcgcctgggaccaccacctccacacccccatgtacttcttcctcctcaacctcgccctcctcGACCTGggatccatctccaccactgtccccaaatccatggccaattccctctgggacaccaagaccatctcctactcaggatgCGTTGcccaaatgtttctatttattttcttccttggtacagaatattttcttctcacagtcatgtcctatgaccgctacgttgccatctgcaaccccctgcactacgggaccctcctgggcaccagagcttgtgtccacatggcagcagctgcctggggtgctgggtttctctcttctctgctgcacacggccagtacattttccctgcccctctgccagggcaatgctgtggaccagttcttctgtgaaatcccccagatcctcaagctctcctgctcacatgcCAACCTCCGGGAGGCTGGGCTTCTTGTGGTTAGTTTCTTAGTagcttttggctgttttgttttcattgtggtgtcctatgtgcagatcttcagggccgtGCTGAGGATTCCCTCGgagcagggacggcacaaagccttctccacgtgcctccctcacctggctgtggtctccctgtttctcagcactgaCATGTTTACCTACCTTaagcctccctccttctcctccccatccatgAATTTAGTTGTGTCATTTCTCTATGCAGTGGTAACTCCAGCACTGAATCCCCTCATCTACGGCTTGAGGAACAAGGACCTCAAGGATGCGCTGCGGGAACTTATAACTGGACAGAGCTCTGATGCAATAAATTCCTGa